One region of Flavobacterium sp. GSB-24 genomic DNA includes:
- a CDS encoding glycoside hydrolase family 16 protein encodes MKTINLVNKAGVFTLILLFIFQSCSSNNDAGDDSSVNAAPSNLSVQVEPVGKTAENPNGDGSGKVQLTISATNAQLYKILINNELKEITTGSLTYEFTASGTKSYPIIVSAYNGSKFVSSSTSVNVFVACKVIWSDEFNVDGSPDSSKWGYNTGTGDGWGNNELEYYTNRSENVKIENGTLKITAIKENYLGSQYTSTRMLTKGKFSFKYGRAEVRAKLPVGGGTWPAFWLLGDNIDTVGWPACGEIDILESVGNTPNVIHSSLHSPGRSGNTPDTKTTTAANSTTEFHIYAAEWSAESIKFYVDDNLFYTYKNSSTTPFNQKFFIILNLAMGGNFGGAVDPNFTSATFEVDYVRVYN; translated from the coding sequence ATGAAAACAATCAATCTTGTAAATAAGGCAGGTGTGTTTACACTAATCTTATTGTTTATATTTCAATCTTGCAGCAGTAACAATGATGCAGGCGATGATTCTTCGGTAAACGCTGCTCCTTCTAATCTTTCTGTACAAGTAGAACCTGTTGGTAAAACTGCAGAAAACCCAAATGGAGATGGAAGCGGGAAAGTACAATTGACTATCAGTGCTACTAATGCACAACTTTATAAAATATTGATAAATAATGAACTTAAAGAGATTACTACAGGCAGTTTAACTTATGAATTTACAGCATCGGGAACTAAAAGTTATCCTATAATTGTTTCGGCTTACAACGGATCAAAGTTTGTGAGCAGTTCAACTTCAGTAAATGTTTTTGTAGCCTGTAAAGTAATCTGGTCTGATGAATTTAATGTAGACGGATCTCCAGATTCTTCAAAATGGGGATATAATACAGGAACAGGTGACGGTTGGGGAAACAACGAATTAGAATATTACACCAATCGATCTGAGAATGTAAAAATTGAAAATGGAACCTTAAAGATTACAGCAATTAAAGAAAATTATTTAGGAAGCCAATATACGTCAACGAGAATGCTTACAAAAGGTAAATTTTCATTCAAATATGGAAGAGCCGAAGTTCGTGCGAAACTTCCAGTTGGCGGCGGAACTTGGCCTGCATTCTGGTTACTTGGAGATAATATTGATACTGTTGGATGGCCTGCCTGCGGAGAAATTGATATTTTAGAATCAGTTGGAAACACCCCAAATGTAATTCACTCATCATTACATTCTCCAGGGCGTTCAGGAAATACCCCAGACACAAAAACAACAACTGCCGCAAACTCAACTACAGAATTTCATATTTATGCTGCCGAATGGAGTGCAGAAAGTATCAAATTTTATGTAGATGATAATTTATTCTATACTTACAAAAATTCAAGTACAACTCCTTTTAACCAAAAGTTCTTCATCATTCTTAATTTAGCAATGGGAGGAAATTTTGGAGGAGCTGTAGATCCCAATTTTACAAGTGCGACCTTCGAAGTTGATTATGTAAGAGTGTATAATTAA
- a CDS encoding endonuclease/exonuclease/phosphatase family protein — MKKINKLVLAALFLAVNSFYGQNLKIMTYNIRLDVASDGENAWPNRKDYFTSQIGFYSPDIFGVQEATPNQVIDIALALPKYNKFGIGREEGGLGEASSIYYKKDRFKVEQSNTFWLSETPNVVSRGWDAACNRVCTYGLFKDLKTKKTFWVFNLHLDHMGEVARVKGVQLVLSKIKEINTKNYPVFLMGDFNSEPNTPQIAEIKKVMDDTKDVSKEKPFGPSGTFNDFKHNEPVTLLLDYIFISKNSGLTIQKHAVLSDSKDLKYPSDHLPVLIEID; from the coding sequence ATGAAAAAGATAAACAAACTTGTTTTAGCAGCGCTGTTTTTGGCAGTAAACTCATTTTATGGTCAAAACCTAAAAATCATGACCTATAATATCCGCTTAGATGTTGCTTCAGATGGAGAAAACGCCTGGCCAAACCGAAAAGATTATTTTACTTCTCAAATTGGTTTTTACAGCCCGGATATTTTTGGAGTGCAGGAAGCAACACCCAATCAAGTTATTGATATAGCATTGGCTTTGCCAAAATACAACAAATTTGGAATCGGCAGAGAAGAAGGAGGTTTAGGAGAAGCATCTTCGATTTACTATAAAAAAGATCGTTTTAAAGTAGAACAATCTAATACTTTTTGGTTATCAGAAACGCCAAACGTGGTTTCAAGAGGATGGGATGCAGCTTGTAATAGAGTTTGCACTTATGGACTCTTTAAAGATTTAAAAACGAAAAAAACATTTTGGGTTTTTAATCTTCACTTAGATCACATGGGAGAAGTTGCCAGAGTAAAAGGTGTACAGCTCGTTCTTTCTAAAATAAAAGAAATAAATACTAAAAACTATCCCGTTTTTTTAATGGGTGATTTTAACTCAGAGCCTAATACGCCGCAAATTGCCGAAATCAAAAAAGTAATGGATGATACTAAAGATGTTTCAAAAGAAAAGCCTTTTGGTCCATCTGGAACTTTTAATGATTTTAAACATAATGAACCCGTAACATTATTATTAGATTACATCTTTATATCAAAAAATAGCGGACTTACAATTCAGAAACATGCAGTGTTAAGTGATTCTAAAGATTTAAAATATCCGTCGGATCATTTACCTGTTTTAATAGAAATAGATTAA
- a CDS encoding glycoside hydrolase family 30 beta sandwich domain-containing protein codes for MKNSIKKLQILALLPLIAMQFNCGSSKNGTTTNSGKVESWITTSDETSKLKKQPDLVFSAETNSNQTIEVNPSEKFQTVEGFGFSLTGGSAQAIIKLDKPKREALLQELFSRKNDAIGLSYLRISIGASDLNEKVFSYDDVPEGETDLKLEKFNLGPDLEDVIPVLKEILAINPKIKIMGSPWSPPVWMKDNGSSKGGSLQPKYYQVYAEYFVKYIQAMKSHGIVIDAITPQNEPLHPGNNPSLLMLAEQQADFIGNHLGPAFAKAKIKTKIIVYDHNCNKPEYPLTILKDPKANPFVTGSAFHLYEGDISALTTVHNAFPDKDLYFTEQYTGTGTNFETDLKWSVKNVVIGCMRNWSKNALSWGLANDEFYKPFTPGGCSTCKGALMIDQNQNIKREVGYYIIGHASKFVPEGSVRIGSNIVGNLHNVSFKTPLGQIVLIVENDGASAETFNIKYNQKQTSTTLNAGAVATYVW; via the coding sequence ATGAAAAACAGCATCAAAAAACTTCAAATCCTAGCTTTACTGCCATTAATTGCAATGCAGTTCAATTGCGGATCTTCAAAAAATGGTACAACTACTAATTCTGGAAAAGTAGAATCTTGGATTACTACTTCAGATGAAACTTCAAAACTTAAAAAACAGCCTGATTTAGTTTTTAGTGCAGAGACAAATTCAAATCAGACAATTGAGGTAAATCCTTCGGAGAAATTTCAAACCGTAGAAGGTTTCGGGTTTTCACTAACCGGCGGAAGTGCCCAGGCAATTATAAAACTAGATAAGCCAAAGAGAGAAGCTTTGCTTCAGGAATTATTTTCTAGAAAAAATGATGCCATCGGTTTAAGTTATCTGCGAATTAGTATTGGAGCATCAGATTTGAATGAGAAAGTTTTTTCGTATGATGATGTGCCGGAAGGCGAGACAGATTTAAAATTGGAAAAATTTAATTTAGGACCAGATTTAGAAGATGTAATTCCGGTTTTAAAAGAAATTTTAGCCATAAATCCTAAAATTAAAATAATGGGTTCTCCGTGGTCGCCTCCAGTTTGGATGAAAGATAACGGAAGCTCAAAAGGAGGAAGTTTACAGCCAAAATATTATCAAGTGTATGCTGAATATTTTGTAAAATACATTCAGGCAATGAAATCACACGGAATTGTTATTGATGCCATTACACCTCAAAACGAGCCTCTGCATCCAGGAAACAATCCAAGTTTATTGATGCTGGCAGAACAGCAGGCAGATTTTATAGGCAATCATTTAGGTCCCGCTTTCGCGAAAGCTAAAATCAAAACCAAAATTATTGTTTACGATCACAATTGCAACAAACCCGAATATCCTCTAACCATTTTAAAAGATCCAAAAGCAAATCCGTTTGTTACAGGCTCTGCTTTTCACTTATATGAAGGAGATATTAGTGCTCTAACAACAGTTCATAATGCTTTTCCAGATAAAGATTTGTATTTTACCGAACAATATACGGGAACAGGAACAAATTTTGAAACTGACTTGAAATGGAGTGTCAAAAATGTAGTAATTGGTTGTATGCGTAACTGGAGTAAAAATGCACTTTCGTGGGGATTAGCAAATGATGAGTTTTACAAACCTTTCACCCCAGGAGGATGTTCTACTTGTAAAGGCGCATTGATGATTGATCAAAATCAAAATATCAAAAGAGAAGTGGGATATTATATAATAGGACATGCTTCGAAATTTGTACCAGAAGGTTCAGTAAGAATTGGAAGTAATATAGTAGGAAATTTACACAATGTTTCTTTCAAAACTCCGTTAGGACAAATCGTTCTGATTGTAGAAAATGACGGAGCTTCAGCAGAAACTTTTAATATTAAATACAACCAAAAACAAACCTCAACAACACTAAACGCTGGTGCTGTAGCTACTTACGTTTGGTAA
- a CDS encoding glycoside hydrolase family 3 N-terminal domain-containing protein, with the protein MKKVTTITLLLFSLFASAQQQTIDQKVNDLLNKMTIEEKIGQLNQYTGDNQATGPITINPNKQSEIKQGLIGSMLNVVGTKYTRQYQELAMQSRLKIPLLFGQDVIHGYKTTFPIPLAEAASWDLEAIELAARVAATEAAASGIHWTFAPMVDIGRDPRWGRVMEGAGEDTYLGSKIAYARVKGFQGNKLGDLNSVMACVKHFAAYGAGVGGRDYNSVDMSERMLFETYLPPFKAALDAGAATFMNSFNDINGIPATGNAHLQRDILKGKWNFQGFVVSDWGSIGEMVAHGYSKDLKEAAYAAITAGSDMDMESNAYRQNLAQLIKEGRVSIDLVDDAVKRILRKKFELGLFDDPYRYSDEKRAEKALSDPANRKAALEVAQKSIVLLKNENQTLPISKNVKTIAFIGPMVKEYKENMGFWSVELPEVDYNKWIVSQWDGLQNKVGKNTKLLYAKGCEIEGTNKDGFAEAVATAKQADVVILSIGERRDMSGEAKSRSDLHLPGVQEDLVKAIQATGKPVVVLINAGRPLVFNWTADNVPAIVYTWWLGTEAGNAIANVLFGDYNPSGKLPMTFPREVGQVPIYYNHFSTGRPAKTESETNYVSAYIDLKNSPKYPFGYGLSYTKFDYSGLKLSASKIKSNETIKVSFQLSNVGKAAGEEVVQLYLKDKFGSVVRPVLELKDFKKVKLNAGESKTIEFTIDKEKLSFYNDKLEWTAEPGDFEVMIGASSADIKLKSDFELLAK; encoded by the coding sequence ATGAAGAAAGTAACCACAATTACGTTGTTGCTGTTTTCGCTTTTTGCGTCGGCACAACAGCAGACAATAGATCAGAAAGTCAACGATCTATTGAATAAAATGACAATTGAAGAAAAAATTGGACAGTTAAATCAGTACACAGGAGATAATCAGGCAACTGGACCAATTACAATTAATCCAAACAAACAATCCGAAATCAAACAAGGGTTAATAGGCTCTATGTTAAATGTTGTTGGAACAAAATATACCAGACAATATCAGGAATTAGCCATGCAGTCAAGACTTAAAATTCCGTTGTTATTTGGTCAGGACGTTATTCACGGTTACAAAACTACATTCCCAATTCCGCTTGCAGAAGCAGCGAGCTGGGATTTAGAAGCAATCGAGTTAGCGGCAAGAGTTGCAGCTACAGAAGCAGCGGCGAGTGGTATTCACTGGACATTTGCACCAATGGTAGATATTGGCCGTGATCCGCGTTGGGGACGTGTAATGGAAGGAGCTGGAGAAGATACTTATCTAGGTTCTAAAATTGCTTATGCAAGAGTTAAAGGTTTTCAAGGAAATAAACTGGGCGATTTAAATTCGGTTATGGCTTGCGTAAAACACTTTGCAGCTTACGGTGCAGGTGTTGGCGGAAGAGATTATAACTCTGTAGACATGAGCGAAAGAATGTTGTTTGAAACTTATTTACCTCCTTTTAAAGCTGCTTTAGATGCAGGTGCAGCAACATTCATGAATTCATTCAATGATATTAATGGAATCCCGGCAACAGGAAATGCTCATTTACAAAGAGATATTTTAAAAGGAAAATGGAATTTCCAAGGTTTCGTGGTTTCAGACTGGGGATCAATTGGCGAAATGGTAGCGCATGGCTATTCTAAAGATCTTAAAGAAGCCGCTTATGCTGCCATTACTGCCGGAAGCGATATGGATATGGAAAGTAATGCGTATCGTCAGAATCTAGCTCAATTAATAAAAGAAGGCAGAGTTTCTATTGATTTAGTGGATGATGCCGTAAAACGTATTCTTCGCAAAAAATTTGAATTAGGATTATTTGATGATCCTTACAGATATTCGGATGAAAAGCGTGCTGAAAAAGCCTTGTCAGATCCAGCAAACAGAAAAGCAGCACTTGAAGTGGCGCAGAAAAGTATTGTTTTATTAAAAAATGAAAACCAGACTTTACCAATTTCAAAAAATGTAAAAACTATTGCTTTCATTGGACCAATGGTAAAAGAATACAAAGAAAATATGGGATTCTGGTCTGTAGAACTTCCTGAGGTTGATTATAATAAATGGATTGTTTCACAATGGGACGGTCTTCAAAATAAAGTGGGTAAAAATACAAAGCTCCTTTACGCTAAAGGATGTGAAATTGAGGGAACAAACAAAGACGGTTTTGCCGAAGCTGTTGCAACTGCAAAACAAGCCGACGTTGTGATTTTGAGTATTGGGGAAAGACGCGACATGAGCGGTGAAGCAAAAAGCAGAAGCGACCTTCATTTGCCAGGCGTTCAGGAAGATTTGGTAAAAGCAATCCAAGCAACAGGAAAACCAGTTGTCGTTTTAATTAATGCAGGAAGACCTCTTGTTTTCAATTGGACAGCAGACAATGTTCCTGCAATTGTTTATACTTGGTGGCTGGGTACAGAAGCTGGAAATGCAATTGCAAATGTTTTATTTGGAGACTACAATCCGTCAGGAAAACTGCCAATGACTTTCCCGAGAGAAGTAGGGCAGGTGCCAATTTATTACAATCATTTTAGTACGGGAAGACCAGCGAAAACAGAAAGCGAAACCAATTATGTTTCGGCTTATATCGACTTGAAAAACTCTCCTAAATACCCTTTTGGATACGGATTAAGTTATACAAAATTTGATTATTCTGGTTTGAAATTATCGGCATCAAAAATAAAAAGTAACGAAACGATTAAAGTTTCTTTCCAATTATCAAATGTTGGAAAAGCAGCTGGAGAAGAAGTAGTTCAGTTGTATTTGAAAGATAAATTTGGATCTGTTGTGAGGCCAGTTTTAGAGTTGAAAGACTTTAAAAAAGTGAAATTAAATGCAGGAGAATCTAAAACAATTGAATTTACAATTGATAAAGAAAAACTTTCTTTCTACAATGATAAATTAGAGTGGACAGCTGAGCCAGGTGATTTTGAAGTGATGATTGGGGCTTCCTCTGCAGACATTAAATTAAAATCTGATTTTGAATTACTGGCTAAGTAA